In Sphingobium sp. Z007, one DNA window encodes the following:
- a CDS encoding TrkA family potassium uptake protein, giving the protein MRIDQVRPTMGTAGFLRRRSSMPMWVDLVWRVALVFGLIALVLLLHWVGRDGLKDNYDNEISFIDVLYFTTVTVTTVGYGDIVPVTPEARLFESIFVTPIRLFVWLIFLGTAYNLFLRNIFYRWRMARIQADLHNHIIVTGFGTSGQEAVNELLARGTDPREIVVIDGSDKALALAEAQGCNVLCGDSTRDRTLKDVAIHRARSMIVSAGRDDTSILITLTARHLAPRLPISIVVRNEDNELPARQAGATTVINPVSFAGLLLAGSTSGRHIADYMADLAASGGRVKLNERAVLPQEIGGPLSAIGTGLGLRVYRGDRPIGFWEADAQKLQSGDVIIEVTEGDGADEPADRD; this is encoded by the coding sequence ATGAGGATCGACCAGGTTCGCCCGACGATGGGCACGGCCGGCTTCCTGCGTCGGCGATCGTCCATGCCGATGTGGGTGGATCTGGTGTGGCGGGTGGCGCTGGTGTTCGGGCTGATCGCGCTGGTGCTGCTGCTCCACTGGGTCGGGCGCGACGGGCTGAAGGATAATTACGATAACGAAATCAGCTTCATCGATGTGCTCTACTTTACCACGGTGACGGTCACGACGGTGGGCTATGGCGACATCGTCCCGGTGACGCCGGAAGCGCGCCTGTTCGAATCCATCTTCGTTACCCCGATCCGGCTGTTCGTCTGGCTGATTTTCCTCGGCACGGCCTATAACCTCTTCCTCCGCAATATTTTCTACAGGTGGCGCATGGCGCGTATTCAGGCTGATCTGCACAATCACATCATCGTCACCGGTTTCGGCACCAGCGGGCAGGAGGCGGTGAACGAACTGCTGGCGCGCGGCACCGACCCGCGCGAGATCGTCGTCATCGACGGCAGCGACAAGGCGCTGGCGCTGGCCGAAGCGCAGGGGTGCAATGTGCTGTGCGGCGATTCGACGCGCGACCGGACGCTCAAGGACGTGGCGATCCATCGCGCGCGCAGCATGATCGTGTCGGCGGGGCGCGACGATACCTCGATCCTCATCACGCTGACTGCGCGCCACCTGGCCCCGCGCCTGCCGATCAGTATCGTCGTGCGCAACGAGGATAATGAACTGCCCGCGCGGCAGGCGGGCGCGACCACGGTCATCAACCCGGTCAGCTTTGCCGGGCTGCTGCTGGCCGGCAGCACCAGTGGGCGGCATATCGCCGATTATATGGCGGATCTGGCCGCATCGGGCGGGCGTGTGAAGCTGAATGAGCGGGCCGTGCTGCCGCAAGAGATTGGCGGGCCTTTGTCGGCGATCGGCACCGGCCTGGGCCTGCGCGTCTATCGCGGCGACCGGCCGATCGGCTTTTGGGAGGCGGACGCGCAAAAGCTCCAGAGCGGCGACGTCATCATCGAAGTGACGGAAGGCGATGGGGCGGACGAACCCGCAGATCGCGACTGA
- a CDS encoding L-threonylcarbamoyladenylate synthase: MTIAHPSFSTKSCRYGTEALREAALLIRAGEPVAVPTETVYGLAADATDSNAVAAIYSAKGRPSFNPLIVHVADRAMAERLADFSAVAGVLADRFWPGPLTLVLPVRSDSGLSPLVTAGLPTVALRLPAHPAMRALIRESGCPLAAPSANRSGSISPTSAEHVLASLGGKIRMILDEGPTSEGLESTIAAPEADGVRLLRPGPVTTAMLEEATGLPVIVADDGKIEAPGQLESHYAPSKPVRLNAMRAEKDEYLIGFGLMPCHINLSQEADMREAAAHLFAALHVADASAAARIAVAPIPIEGIGAAINDRLRRAAA, translated from the coding sequence GTGACTATCGCTCATCCATCATTTTCGACGAAATCCTGCCGCTATGGCACCGAAGCCCTGCGCGAGGCGGCGTTGCTGATCCGCGCGGGGGAGCCGGTGGCGGTGCCGACCGAGACGGTCTATGGCCTGGCGGCCGACGCCACCGACAGCAATGCCGTCGCCGCGATCTACAGCGCCAAGGGACGGCCCAGTTTCAACCCGCTGATCGTCCATGTCGCCGACCGCGCCATGGCGGAGCGGCTGGCCGATTTCTCGGCCGTCGCGGGTGTATTGGCGGACCGCTTCTGGCCCGGTCCGCTGACATTGGTGCTGCCGGTGCGCAGCGACAGCGGCCTGTCGCCGCTGGTGACGGCGGGCCTGCCAACCGTTGCGTTGCGCCTGCCCGCCCATCCGGCGATGCGCGCGCTGATCCGGGAAAGCGGTTGTCCCCTCGCCGCGCCGTCGGCCAATCGCAGCGGATCGATCAGCCCGACCAGCGCCGAACATGTGCTGGCGAGCCTCGGCGGCAAGATCCGCATGATATTGGACGAAGGGCCGACCAGCGAGGGGCTGGAATCCACTATCGCGGCACCGGAGGCGGATGGCGTCCGCCTGCTGCGCCCCGGCCCCGTCACCACCGCCATGCTGGAGGAAGCGACCGGACTGCCGGTGATCGTCGCCGACGACGGAAAGATCGAGGCGCCCGGCCAGCTCGAAAGCCATTATGCGCCGTCAAAGCCGGTGCGACTGAATGCGATGCGGGCGGAAAAGGACGAATATCTGATCGGCTTCGGGCTAATGCCCTGCCATATCAACCTCAGTCAGGAGGCGGACATGCGCGAGGCGGCAGCCCATCTGTTCGCCGCCCTACACGTCGCCGACGCCAGTGCCGCCGCCCGCATCGCCGTAGCGCCGATACCGATCGAGGGCATTGGCGCCGCGATCAACGACCGGCTGCGGCGGGCTGCGGCGTGA
- a CDS encoding C40 family peptidase produces the protein MNGINTLQRNGPPERTRFELDGRSVALDRRIHAARGDLADLSLAGVLFSAHYARAVPLTCVAAGTAVTSAPTPTAEAVSELLRGETFHALDVMTDWAWGFCGHDGYVGYIRRDALDVAETPSHRIIVESAPLFSAADIKSPIADYWPGGALFSGEVQGGFVACAEGYIHVRHAEPIDTRPDDWVCVAERYLGQPYVWGGRGHRGIDCSGLVQAALGQAGISAPRDTDLQCEGIGMPIDGDAALQRGDLIFFPGHVGIMTDAKTLLHANAHWMAVVKEPLADVVARLADAHAQPIIARRRISA, from the coding sequence ATGAACGGCATAAATACACTCCAGCGGAACGGACCGCCTGAACGAACCCGCTTCGAGCTTGACGGCCGTTCGGTAGCGCTGGATCGCCGCATCCATGCGGCGCGCGGAGACTTGGCCGATCTGTCGCTCGCCGGTGTGCTGTTTTCCGCGCATTACGCCCGCGCAGTGCCGCTTACCTGCGTTGCGGCAGGAACGGCCGTCACATCGGCGCCGACACCCACGGCCGAAGCGGTCAGCGAATTGCTGCGGGGAGAAACCTTCCACGCGCTTGACGTGATGACCGACTGGGCCTGGGGCTTTTGCGGCCATGACGGCTATGTCGGCTATATCCGCCGCGATGCGCTCGACGTGGCGGAAACGCCCAGCCACCGTATCATCGTGGAAAGCGCGCCGCTGTTCAGCGCTGCCGATATCAAATCGCCCATCGCCGACTATTGGCCGGGTGGCGCGCTGTTTTCCGGCGAAGTGCAGGGCGGATTTGTCGCCTGCGCCGAAGGGTATATCCACGTCCGGCATGCCGAACCGATCGACACCAGGCCGGACGACTGGGTTTGCGTGGCGGAACGCTATCTGGGCCAGCCCTATGTGTGGGGTGGGCGCGGCCACCGGGGCATCGATTGTTCGGGGCTGGTGCAGGCTGCGCTCGGCCAGGCGGGCATCAGCGCGCCGCGCGACACCGACCTGCAATGCGAGGGTATCGGGATGCCGATCGACGGCGACGCGGCGCTGCAACGCGGCGACCTGATCTTCTTCCCCGGCCATGTCGGCATCATGACCGACGCCAAGACGCTGCTGCACGCCAACGCGCACTGGATGGCGGTAGTGAAAGAACCGCTGGCGGACGTCGTAGCCCGGCTGGCGGACGCACACGCGCAGCCCATCATCGCCCGGCGGAGGATCAGCGCATGA
- a CDS encoding MarR family winged helix-turn-helix transcriptional regulator: MNAMSATEIDRPGLQQLGQWMRTLVDYVRSGKPDLTNRQMALMMTVYIGSGPHTVRGLAEALHVSKPVITRALNKLSALGYLRRERDVADRRNIFITRTPKGAEFLDAFHHFIAGTARDERHKYTPAERTA; encoded by the coding sequence ATGAACGCGATGTCAGCCACCGAAATCGACCGCCCCGGCCTCCAGCAACTTGGGCAATGGATGCGGACTCTCGTCGACTATGTCCGGTCGGGCAAACCCGATTTGACCAATCGCCAGATGGCGCTGATGATGACCGTCTATATAGGGTCTGGCCCGCATACGGTGCGCGGCCTGGCCGAGGCGTTGCATGTGTCAAAGCCGGTCATCACCCGCGCGCTGAACAAGCTGTCGGCGCTTGGCTACCTCCGCCGGGAGCGCGATGTGGCGGATCGTCGCAATATTTTCATCACCCGGACGCCAAAAGGCGCGGAATTTCTTGACGCCTTTCACCATTTCATCGCAGGAACCGCGCGCGATGAACGGCATAAATACACTCCAGCGGAACGGACCGCCTGA
- the argC gene encoding N-acetyl-gamma-glutamyl-phosphate reductase gives MSINVFIDGGHGTTGIEIADRLAGRPELSLITVPEEKRRDAGARRDALNAADIVILCLPDDAAREAVALIDNARTRVIDASTAHRVAEGWTYGFPELEPGHREVLADSRFVANPGCWPTGFLALVRPLVLAGLLPADWPVTVSGASGYSGGGKAMIADYEGAAGAPSAFRPYGLALGHKHVPEMTRYSGLTHPPLFAPAVANAYRGMIVEVPLQLRAMPGTPALADIHAALAAAYAGSQIVSVASLENSLSIGQVALEHVGATDRLALFVCGSADSGQARLVAALDNLGKGAAGAAVQNLNILAGLPETAGLRL, from the coding sequence ATGAGCATCAACGTCTTTATCGACGGCGGTCATGGCACCACCGGCATCGAAATCGCCGACCGGCTGGCCGGGCGTCCCGAATTGTCGCTGATTACCGTGCCTGAAGAAAAGCGCCGCGATGCCGGCGCGCGCCGCGACGCGCTCAATGCTGCCGATATCGTCATCCTGTGCCTGCCCGACGATGCGGCGCGCGAAGCGGTGGCGCTGATCGACAATGCGCGGACCCGTGTCATCGACGCATCCACCGCGCACCGTGTCGCAGAAGGCTGGACATACGGCTTCCCCGAACTGGAGCCGGGTCATCGCGAAGTGCTGGCGGACAGCCGTTTCGTCGCCAATCCGGGCTGCTGGCCGACCGGCTTCCTGGCATTGGTCCGTCCGCTGGTGCTGGCCGGGTTGCTGCCCGCTGACTGGCCGGTGACGGTGTCGGGCGCGTCAGGCTATTCGGGCGGCGGCAAGGCCATGATCGCCGACTATGAGGGCGCAGCGGGCGCACCCAGCGCCTTCCGCCCTTATGGACTGGCTCTGGGCCACAAGCATGTGCCGGAAATGACCCGCTATTCGGGCCTCACCCACCCGCCGCTGTTCGCGCCCGCCGTGGCCAATGCCTATCGTGGCATGATCGTGGAAGTGCCGCTGCAATTGCGGGCGATGCCGGGCACGCCTGCGCTGGCGGACATCCACGCTGCGCTGGCTGCCGCTTATGCGGGATCGCAGATCGTCAGCGTTGCGTCGCTGGAGAATAGCCTGAGCATCGGCCAGGTCGCTCTGGAGCATGTCGGCGCGACCGACCGGTTGGCGCTGTTCGTGTGCGGCAGTGCCGACAGCGGTCAGGCGCGGCTGGTGGCGGCGCTCGACAATCTGGGCAAGGGCGCGGCCGGCGCGGCGGTGCAGAATCTCAACATCCTGGCGGGCCTGCCCGAAACGGCGGGCTTGCGGCTTTAA
- a CDS encoding ATP-binding protein: MTDALLIRIAEALERLAPPPALSADLDAFPAYVWDGRAIQVVEAFAPVDYALLTGIDAQKGALLDNSRRHAAGHAAHDVLLWGARGTGKSAAVASVVGLLQGQGQDIALMQCAIDELASLPALFSLLRGTTRPFILFLDDLGFEEQGVGDARALRSLLQGGTAARPANVRLYVTSNRRHIVPRHLSEQDDPINPRDVVDDKMALSDRFGLSLGFHALDQDAYVAIVGGYAAKLGLAFDPLEAIQWSTQRGSRSGRVAWQYVVELAGRNGLKI; the protein is encoded by the coding sequence ATGACCGACGCCCTCCTAATCCGTATTGCAGAAGCGCTGGAACGGCTCGCGCCGCCGCCGGCTTTGTCCGCCGATCTCGACGCCTTTCCCGCCTATGTCTGGGACGGGCGGGCGATCCAGGTGGTGGAGGCGTTCGCCCCGGTGGACTATGCGCTGCTGACCGGCATCGATGCGCAGAAGGGCGCGCTGCTGGACAATAGCCGCCGCCATGCCGCCGGCCATGCCGCGCATGACGTGCTGCTATGGGGCGCGCGCGGCACAGGCAAATCGGCCGCGGTCGCGTCCGTCGTCGGCCTGTTGCAGGGGCAAGGGCAGGACATCGCCCTGATGCAATGCGCGATCGATGAACTGGCCAGCCTGCCCGCGCTTTTTTCCCTGCTGCGCGGCACGACGCGGCCCTTCATCCTCTTCCTCGACGATCTGGGGTTCGAGGAGCAGGGCGTGGGCGACGCGCGGGCGCTGCGGTCGCTGTTGCAGGGGGGGACGGCGGCGCGTCCGGCCAATGTCCGCCTCTATGTGACGTCCAACCGCCGCCATATCGTGCCGCGTCACCTGTCCGAACAGGATGATCCCATCAATCCGCGCGATGTCGTGGACGACAAGATGGCGCTGTCCGACCGTTTCGGCCTCAGCCTGGGCTTCCACGCGCTCGATCAGGACGCCTATGTCGCGATCGTGGGCGGTTATGCGGCCAAGCTTGGTCTGGCCTTCGATCCATTGGAAGCGATCCAGTGGTCGACGCAGCGTGGCAGCCGGTCGGGGCGCGTCGCCTGGCAATATGTGGTCGAACTGGCGGGGCGGAACGGGCTGAAGATCTAA
- a CDS encoding sorbosone dehydrogenase family protein: MKKHIIALILIALLIAGGIFLYLAQGNTAQLPPGADTGREPVFTTPRNEMLPTVNIAEVKPWTGDEKPVAAKGLSVARYADGLAHPRSLLRLPNGDVLVAETNSPPRPKSGIVSRVMSFLMDKAGAGVPSANRITLLRDADGDGRAETKTAFLTGLNSPYGMALIGDTLYVANTDALMAFPYKEGDTRITAKGRKILNLPAQAPNNHWTRSLVASPEGMLYVGVGSNSNIADNGLESEANRALVLEVNPKTGGYRTFAAGLRNPVGLAFEPKSGALWGVVNERDMLGGDLVPDYLTRVEFGAFYGWPWNYWGGYEDRRVQPQRPELREYTHRPDYALGNHVAPLGLTFADKLQLGAPFTDGAIVGLHGSWNRKPAAGYKVVYVGFADGEAGKAKPVDLLTGFLDKDGNARGRPVDVTADAKGALLVSDDVGGVVWRVTKAR, encoded by the coding sequence ATGAAGAAGCATATCATCGCCCTTATCCTCATCGCGCTCCTGATCGCGGGTGGCATTTTCCTCTATCTGGCGCAGGGCAACACGGCGCAACTGCCGCCCGGCGCGGACACCGGGCGCGAACCGGTGTTCACCACCCCGCGCAACGAGATGTTGCCGACGGTCAACATCGCCGAGGTCAAGCCCTGGACCGGCGATGAAAAGCCCGTTGCGGCCAAAGGGCTAAGCGTGGCGCGCTATGCCGATGGCCTGGCCCATCCGCGCTCGCTGCTGCGCCTGCCCAATGGCGATGTGCTGGTGGCCGAAACCAACAGCCCGCCGCGGCCCAAGAGCGGGATCGTCAGCCGGGTGATGAGCTTTCTGATGGATAAGGCAGGGGCCGGCGTGCCGTCGGCCAATCGCATCACGCTGCTGCGCGACGCCGATGGCGACGGGCGCGCGGAAACCAAGACCGCGTTCCTGACCGGCCTCAATTCCCCCTATGGCATGGCGTTGATCGGCGACACGCTCTATGTCGCAAACACCGACGCGCTGATGGCTTTCCCCTATAAGGAAGGCGACACCCGGATCACCGCCAAGGGGCGCAAGATATTGAACCTGCCAGCGCAGGCGCCCAACAACCACTGGACCCGCAGCCTGGTCGCCAGCCCCGAAGGGATGCTCTATGTCGGCGTCGGCTCCAACAGCAATATCGCCGACAATGGTCTGGAAAGCGAAGCCAATCGCGCGCTGGTGCTGGAAGTGAACCCCAAAACGGGCGGCTATCGCACCTTCGCAGCGGGGCTGCGCAACCCGGTGGGCCTGGCGTTCGAACCCAAGAGCGGCGCGTTGTGGGGCGTGGTCAATGAACGCGACATGCTGGGCGGCGATCTTGTCCCCGACTATCTGACGCGGGTAGAGTTCGGCGCGTTCTACGGCTGGCCATGGAATTACTGGGGCGGCTATGAGGATCGCCGGGTCCAGCCGCAGCGCCCGGAATTGCGCGAATATACGCATCGGCCCGACTATGCGCTGGGCAACCATGTCGCGCCGCTGGGCCTGACCTTCGCCGACAAGCTGCAACTGGGTGCGCCCTTCACCGACGGCGCGATCGTTGGCCTGCATGGTAGCTGGAACCGCAAGCCGGCCGCAGGATACAAGGTCGTCTATGTCGGATTTGCCGATGGCGAAGCGGGCAAGGCCAAGCCGGTGGACCTGCTGACCGGCTTCCTGGACAAGGATGGCAATGCGCGTGGCCGCCCGGTCGATGTGACCGCCGACGCCAAGGGCGCGCTGCTGGTCAGCGACGATGTCGGCGGCGTGGTGTGGCGGGTGACGAAGGCGCGGTAA
- the rimO gene encoding 30S ribosomal protein S12 methylthiotransferase RimO, whose protein sequence is MCATIMATKFPDAPKIGMVSLGCPKNLVDSERILTKLRSDGYQMSPDYAGADVVLVNTCGFLDSAKEESLEAIGEAMAENGRVIVTGCMGDEAELIRAKFPQVLAVTGAHQYEQVVNAVHDASPPIPNAFVDLVPEGGLKLTPRHYSYLKISEGCNHRCSFCIIPSIRGDLVSRRIDAVLREAEKLVAAGTKELLVISQDTSAYGVDTRHDPRQWKGREVRAHMTDLARELGQLRTADGVAPWVRLHYVYPYPHVDQVIPLMADGLLTPYLDIPFQHAAPSVLKAMKRPANEAKVLDRIHKWRAICPDITIRSTFVVGFPGETEADFQYLLDWLDEAQLDRVGAFRFEPVEGAPANALPNPVPEAVKEERYQRIMEKTAAISAAKLQAKIGRVLPVIIDEVGEPDEEDGSIGATARSQADAPEIDGNVFLRDVGEGRKAGDMFDVVIEDADEHDLYGVPVQAGT, encoded by the coding sequence ATGTGCGCGACCATCATGGCAACCAAATTTCCTGACGCGCCGAAGATCGGCATGGTTTCGCTCGGCTGTCCCAAGAATCTGGTCGATTCCGAACGTATCCTGACCAAGCTGCGGTCCGACGGCTATCAGATGTCGCCCGACTATGCCGGCGCCGACGTCGTGCTGGTCAATACCTGCGGCTTCCTGGATTCCGCCAAGGAGGAATCGCTGGAGGCGATCGGCGAGGCGATGGCGGAGAATGGCCGCGTCATTGTGACCGGCTGCATGGGCGATGAGGCGGAGTTGATCCGCGCGAAATTCCCGCAGGTGCTGGCCGTGACCGGCGCGCATCAATATGAGCAGGTGGTCAATGCGGTGCATGACGCCTCGCCGCCCATCCCCAACGCCTTTGTCGACCTGGTGCCCGAAGGCGGCCTCAAGCTGACGCCGCGCCATTACAGCTATTTGAAGATCAGCGAAGGCTGCAACCATCGCTGTTCTTTCTGCATCATCCCGTCCATCCGCGGCGACCTGGTGTCGCGGCGGATTGATGCGGTGTTGCGCGAGGCGGAGAAGCTGGTTGCGGCGGGCACGAAGGAATTGCTGGTCATCAGCCAGGATACGTCGGCCTATGGCGTCGATACGCGGCACGATCCGCGCCAGTGGAAGGGCCGCGAGGTGCGCGCGCACATGACCGACCTGGCGCGTGAACTGGGGCAGTTGCGGACAGCCGATGGCGTCGCGCCCTGGGTGCGGCTGCACTATGTCTATCCCTACCCCCATGTCGATCAGGTCATCCCGCTGATGGCCGACGGACTGCTGACGCCCTATCTCGACATCCCCTTCCAGCACGCCGCACCATCTGTGCTCAAGGCGATGAAGCGCCCCGCCAACGAGGCCAAGGTGCTGGACCGCATCCATAAATGGCGGGCGATCTGTCCCGACATCACCATCCGGTCGACCTTCGTTGTCGGTTTCCCCGGCGAGACGGAGGCGGATTTCCAATATCTGCTCGACTGGCTGGATGAGGCGCAACTGGACCGCGTCGGCGCTTTCCGTTTCGAGCCGGTCGAGGGCGCGCCGGCCAACGCCTTGCCCAACCCGGTGCCCGAAGCGGTCAAGGAGGAGCGTTACCAGCGTATCATGGAAAAGACCGCCGCGATCAGCGCCGCCAAGTTGCAGGCGAAGATCGGCCGGGTGTTGCCGGTCATCATCGACGAAGTGGGCGAACCGGACGAGGAAGATGGCAGCATCGGCGCGACCGCGCGCAGCCAGGCGGATGCGCCGGAAATCGATGGCAATGTCTTCCTGCGCGATGTGGGCGAAGGGCGGAAGGCGGGCGATATGTTCGACGTCGTGATCGAGGATGCCGACGAACATGACCTTTATGGGGTGCCTGTTCAGGCCGGAACGTAA
- a CDS encoding DUF4163 domain-containing protein: MRAKGLVPATALLVVACTPAQDNNSGNATANAAASRYVGQMVGADTPTPPAKPFAEKDKSPFLEFSYAYPAQAAAVPVLVEKFAKDMASSKADALSMAKEDSAAATQSGFPFRPHSLETQWRVAADTPRFLALQSETYVYTGGAHGMTGYEALLWDKARKRETSIKALMASPATFAAAIREPFCAALDKQRAEKRGEPVVRGEDEFTKCIDPMEQVLVPTSKDGKLIDSITVVVGPYSAGPYAEGSYDIPLPVDAAMRKAIKTEYQDGFVAE, translated from the coding sequence ATGCGAGCGAAGGGATTGGTTCCGGCGACGGCCCTGTTGGTCGTCGCCTGCACGCCAGCGCAGGATAACAACAGCGGCAACGCCACGGCGAACGCGGCCGCGTCTCGTTATGTCGGACAGATGGTGGGCGCCGATACGCCGACGCCACCGGCCAAACCCTTTGCCGAAAAGGACAAGAGTCCGTTCCTCGAATTTTCCTACGCCTATCCTGCGCAGGCCGCGGCGGTGCCCGTCCTGGTGGAGAAGTTCGCCAAGGACATGGCTTCGTCCAAGGCGGATGCCCTGTCCATGGCGAAAGAAGATAGCGCCGCGGCCACGCAATCCGGCTTTCCCTTCCGCCCCCACAGCCTGGAAACCCAATGGCGCGTTGCCGCGGACACCCCGCGCTTTCTGGCGCTGCAATCGGAAACCTATGTCTATACCGGCGGGGCGCATGGCATGACCGGCTATGAAGCGCTGCTATGGGACAAGGCGCGCAAGCGCGAGACGAGCATCAAGGCGCTGATGGCGTCGCCGGCCACTTTCGCCGCAGCGATCCGCGAACCTTTCTGCGCCGCGCTCGACAAGCAACGCGCGGAAAAGCGTGGCGAACCGGTGGTCCGCGGCGAAGATGAATTCACAAAATGCATCGATCCGATGGAACAGGTGCTGGTGCCGACATCCAAGGACGGAAAGCTGATCGACAGCATCACCGTGGTCGTCGGACCTTACAGCGCCGGCCCCTATGCGGAAGGCAGCTATGACATTCCGCTGCCGGTCGACGCTGCTATGCGCAAGGCGATCAAAACGGAGTATCAGGACGGGTTCGTGGCGGAGTAG
- a CDS encoding M17 family metallopeptidase, with the protein MTDFSDLLSDLLKADNQQSARSIQLVDAKGHDAWLAGQPARVRAIVAAQKFRGKPHDIAILPGDRDDEWSVVAGVANIDALGPWCLARAAESVPEGVYRLTEGSVGAAALGWLTAQYRFDRYRRDDSPVGARVLLTSDVAWIAPTVQLGQAVALVRDLVNTPAADMGPPDLEAAVEKLAAPFGAHVTTTRGDALEQGYPMIHAVGKAADKGFAPRLIELHWGDPAAPRIAIVGKGICFDSGGLDIKPSSGMRLMKKDMGGAAHALALAQLIMAARLPVRLHLLIPAAENAIAGNAFRPGDILASRKGLSIEIGNTDAEGRLVLGDALTRAGEEKPELIVDFATLTGAARVAVGPDLPALFANDDALAADMAAAGGEVDDPTWRLPLWDGYADMLKSDIADINNAGEGGFAGAITAALFLKRFVPDDTPWLHLDTFAWRPASKPGRPKGGEALGLRAVFRLLQHRYGRTG; encoded by the coding sequence ATGACCGATTTTTCCGACCTGCTCTCCGACCTGCTCAAAGCCGACAACCAGCAATCCGCCCGATCGATCCAGCTGGTCGATGCCAAGGGCCATGACGCCTGGCTGGCGGGCCAGCCGGCGCGGGTGCGCGCCATCGTCGCGGCGCAGAAATTCAGGGGCAAGCCGCATGACATCGCCATATTGCCCGGCGACCGGGACGATGAATGGTCGGTGGTCGCCGGCGTGGCCAATATCGATGCGCTGGGGCCATGGTGCCTGGCGCGGGCGGCGGAAAGCGTGCCCGAAGGCGTCTATCGGCTGACGGAGGGATCGGTCGGGGCGGCGGCGCTGGGCTGGCTGACGGCGCAGTATAGGTTCGACCGTTATCGGCGCGACGATTCGCCGGTTGGTGCGCGCGTCCTGCTGACGAGCGATGTCGCGTGGATCGCGCCCACGGTGCAGCTGGGCCAGGCCGTCGCACTGGTCCGCGACCTGGTCAACACGCCCGCCGCCGACATGGGACCGCCCGACCTGGAAGCGGCGGTGGAGAAGCTCGCCGCCCCCTTCGGCGCGCACGTCACCACGACGCGCGGCGATGCGCTGGAACAAGGCTATCCGATGATCCACGCGGTCGGCAAGGCGGCGGACAAGGGCTTCGCCCCGCGCCTGATCGAACTGCATTGGGGCGATCCCGCCGCGCCGCGCATCGCCATCGTGGGCAAGGGCATCTGCTTCGACAGCGGCGGGCTGGACATAAAGCCATCGTCGGGGATGCGGTTGATGAAGAAGGATATGGGCGGCGCGGCCCATGCGCTGGCGCTGGCGCAGCTCATCATGGCGGCGCGGCTGCCGGTCCGGCTGCACCTGCTGATCCCGGCGGCGGAAAATGCGATCGCGGGCAATGCCTTTCGCCCCGGCGACATATTGGCCAGCCGCAAGGGGCTGAGCATCGAAATCGGCAATACCGATGCGGAAGGGCGGCTGGTCCTGGGCGACGCGCTGACCCGCGCTGGCGAGGAAAAGCCTGAACTGATCGTCGATTTCGCGACCCTGACCGGCGCGGCGCGGGTCGCGGTCGGCCCGGACCTGCCTGCGCTGTTCGCCAATGACGATGCGCTGGCGGCGGACATGGCGGCCGCGGGCGGCGAGGTGGACGACCCGACCTGGCGGCTGCCGCTATGGGATGGCTATGCCGATATGCTCAAGTCCGACATCGCGGATATCAACAATGCGGGCGAAGGCGGCTTTGCCGGGGCGATTACCGCCGCGCTGTTCCTCAAGCGCTTCGTGCCCGACGACACGCCCTGGCTGCACCTTGACACATTCGCCTGGCGGCCGGCGTCGAAACCCGGCCGGCCCAAGGGCGGCGAGGCGCTGGGACTTCGCGCGGTTTTCCGCCTGTTGCAGCATCGTTACGGACGCACGGGATAA